One Eurosta solidaginis isolate ZX-2024a chromosome 1, ASM4086904v1, whole genome shotgun sequence genomic window, GTTTTGAATAATGCGGCTACTTCCTTAATCAACGAAGGAACATTCCCTACAACAAACGAAAATATAATGGCAatactacaaacaatattacagaagAATATCGACCTGGAATTTAGATTGACTAAGATTGAAGAAAAGGTGCGTAGTGAAATATTGAACTGTTATTTGTGAAACCCTAGCAATTGTAGCCGCAATACCTTGATTCTCTTTAGTTATTATTTATGCTATCATTTCAGCTTCCAGAATTGGCAGAAGTCATGGCTATCTATAAGGTCATGCGTGACTCAAAAGTTCTGattaagaaaacgcacaaaatagtatgccgtatcagcggagaaacggaaaatgatactcacaccgagctctctatcgttatgccactaacatcgctggattcagtttatgacattgagaaaaagttggactcagatgattatcaagaatcaatggtatttttgaatatttttaattgtgtttcataacttaaattggtggttttcatttagaaatcatATATCTTTATGCTGAAAGGTGCATTATCAGACATTATTGGAGTAATGAGAAAACTTTTCTCTGACaacgttcttttcaattttaactgggacggagtacagggcaaacgatctttatctaaactgaaactcgtgaacagcgtattttttggtagtgtaatttaaattgctttaaaatgttATTACTAACATTGTCCATTCCTATTAATTTAGACGTTTTCAAACTGCAAGGCAGGATCAACTTCGAAGACAGCATGAGACGGTGTTTAACGCTGAGCCACAACCGGCATAAACAAAGGCGGTATCTGATCAATAAATCCAGCTCTGCAACAGCATAAACCTacctacaacaaacgaacaagacacactgaaataatcttgattaaaaattatagaagaatctaataattctttttttcctacgttcctattctaagctttttatgctctaattgaaataatattcaacaatcgcacaaagtttgcaaaaaattttaaagcatttaaatgcaatgtataacaaaaaagtattttgactataaatatttgtgatgaacttacctgaaataattcaaagttttttcctacgttactaagctttttatgctctaattaaaataatattcaacaatcgcacaaagtttgcaaaaaattttaaagcaatttaaatgcaatgtataacaaaaaagtattttgactataaatatttgtgatgaacttacctgaaataattcaaagttttttcctacgttactaagctttttatgctctaattaaaataatattcaacaatcgcacaaagtttgcaaagaattttaaagcaatttaattgcaacgaatttgtcaataatttttaaccaaaaatttataaactagatgtataagaaaaaagtattttgaatataaatatttgtgatgaacttaactgaaataattctaagttttttcctacgttactaagctttttatgctctaattaaaataaaattcaacaatcgcacaaagtttgcgaagatttttaaagcaatttaaatgcaatgtataagaaaaaagtattttgactataaatatttgtgatgaacttaactgaaataattctaagttttttcctacgttactctttttatgctctaattaaaataatactcgaatttcagaacctgcctgaatattcaacaatcgcacaaagtttgcaaagatttttaaagcaatctaattgcaacgaatttgtcaataatttttaaccaaaatttataaaatagatgtataacaaaaaaatattttgaatataaataattgctgatgaatttaactgacagtaccaataccatcaactaaatagtccttataaatattgtaatcacataattcaaaacaaaaaattactatgagtacctacgtttattattgcaaaatcacgaagaaagaaaattgcatgaagtacatTCAATCTAAAATTATGCCAAAGAAtgcatatatcgcattttaaactaaaaaatatgaaaacttaaaaaaatttcagatcggtatgtaagtgtaaatcgatccatgaaagcatcgtgaaataactttttttttggtagttaacgttatcgtttagcctggttttgttaccaattttgttattttcgtggtataaatcaacattcaacacaaatcttctctgattatgagttgaaatactttttggtttaggttgtgatatgtaaaattacatatttttgtacacagttctaaaatgtaaagggaaaaaatttatatttgtgtattaattgaattattaaaaagatattgttatattaatgatatagagaagcgccaatacGAATgtaagtggtttcaaaccactggtaggcaattcaccaatttaactgtcaataaaatgttaaattgttcattttatgtaaaaaaaatttgaaagttgcaattgaagttctgaaagctcggaaatttcaattgaagttcaaataattacaattgaagttcacaattttcaatagaagttcagtaaattataattgaagctcaggaatttcaactgccgttcagcaaattacaactgaagttcagaaaataacaatttaagttcaattataattttctgaactacaaacagaaattctgaacttcaattttaattttctgaactacaaattgaaattctgagcttgaatttaattttctgaacttgaattgaaatttttgaacttcaattgtaactttcgaacctcaatggcagctttctgaactaaaataaaaaagttatagcattaaaattgacgaattacaagtcaacttacccaaattgtgaattgcctactcacgatttgatggtttactgcaacaaatagttctgttagttcttttcttttgttttctatattattaattaatttatttaagtttcccttaactttgtatgcatacaatcgcatacaataaaatttgtatttatgggtcaccaacaagactgaaaaactattccttaagacttatagttaataatttacaactattataaataatgtaatatattgtaaaaatgtttaataaaagaaatgttaatagatttgaattaaagaaatattttatttatatagcagtataatccaagtaaaaaaacggtcataacacTAGTAAAAtgacggtcatattaacgtaaaaatactcgtaaagttacaggtatataactcaaaaaatgattgccagaacgtgaatgtaagaacagtacagcactatagtttgtttacatttcgataacctaaaaccgtatatgtgtgagcagtatggacaatcacataaataggtacgacgaaATGGACTGGTCACGAAAGTTACcgctgccctgtacaaatgctacttaacgatttacgtgttccatcgacacagctgttagtcattttcctagtcaatttacgggcacatttttgctgggttgcgatgaaaaatatcgaaaacaaggaaaagacagaccggccatgacgaagaaaaattttttcttctaccatgagtttccgcccgatacagacgagaaaaaaagaaaaaaaaggctAGGCAAGAAAAACCAAGCAATCAAGTTTTTCCACGAGCCGAGTGAAACTTTCAGTGCGAAAATTAAGCATAACCATTAAACTATTTAAGCATTAAGAATTATCTAGACGTTACAAATACATTAGAATCCATATGCTGTTCATAAATATATAAGTGGCGAAACTCAGATGCATTGATTGTGCGAAGGGCGCGTTTAATTAAGGAGTGTAACGCGAAGAAAAAGGTGGCGGCAATAATCACTAGCGAATTACAAAGCAGCAAAAATACCGTGGTGATAGTATCGGTGCAGAAATTCAGCGCGACGCCAAAGTAACAGGAAGTACTACGTTATCTACTACCTGTATTCAAGTGAATGTCCAAAAACTAGGAAGAGTCggtagcgcaaagtaccgacacagtccattccgacaaacctcttttcgtctcgtctattttgggtggtaataaacattacaacgggcgtgttgtgttggcacaaacccaacgtatagaatatccagttgaagtaggtcggcgtctCACAgccacacctagtgaggaaagtactagtgattccgattcggattcagaAGGCACTAGACTAATTGGGATGAGAACCCCTGGGGCCCGAAGATAAACCCCCTTCcctacgtttacgaagtacaccaccacttttggaaaaacatccaacaccacctccgcttccagggccagcagtacgctgcagcataATACAACGAAAGCcgaaattagcaccaagtcatccgggtcataaaagtcaacacgaagtttcattgccacccggttcactcgatcacctcgggccagagcgcaacaaccaccaacagtaccaacaccaactacaacaacaacgtttgaaactgggtgagtcagttccaactcggtgaaattatattatgtatttatatgaagtgataaaattcgtcacttacagattatcgtttcaaatttttgtaattcattccaagcacgcttaatgaacctaaagacccctttctgtaactcgattcgaacatacggtatatgaattcggacactttggtgctcttaactctgttgacccgtcggataagtgcaatgtaaaacccgttctgtaatcttgcgaataagaaacattgttctgtaaagcttgtgaaaggtcaatacagtcaagaaatagaaaaccaaaattataaaagtttgagttctgcaaataattttattcaagtcaagttacagaatagtgtcactagtatatatagtactttacatttttgaatgtgtcactcggaactatatttttttttatatacatacgtgCGAAAGCCATGcgaatgggtaatgcattacacattagcgacatacgCCTTTCCGCGAGAAATTAGAATCTAGTCGCAACAAGAAATAGAGGATTTATGTCTTTGTGATCATGAACAAATAaactctttctataatttttttttgaaatatttttttttactgctcCACTATACTGTTGCGACTGAAACGTCACCTGAAAGTTCATAAATTGCTTTCTATATATGATCACACGGCACAAGTTAGTATGTGTCAACGAAGACTAAAgctataaaagcttattaaattgttaCGAGAGTTTTGCCCGACCATATCTATTGGTGTGGCAATCAAATTTCCATAGACTCGAGATAA contains:
- the LOC137241929 gene encoding uncharacterized protein isoform X2; the protein is MQELYVKYTKMKFKCIVANLYRYSDFMESQRGEGGEKSLTMVDRHTKKQAYTLEKVKYISSGSRIFTLACLGPRYFCVSERVLYQMLILMQLRQMCGTPPPKALSAVDEFASNYIATNPHVVDVAQHSEPFPSSSKAINNNFNNSSSSSTNQTHNKLIDLLPSNSDSANADFIDVAQHSASFHSSLNTTSTVLNNAATSLINEGTFPTTNENIMAILQTILQKNIDLEFRLTKIEEKLPELAEVMAIYKVMRDSKVLIKKTHKIVCRISGETENDTHTELSIVMPLTSLDSVYDIEKKLDSDDYQESMKSYIFMLKGALSDIIGVMRKLFSDNVLFNFNWDGVQGKRSLSKLKLVNSVFFDVFKLQGRINFEDSMRRCLTLSHNRHKQRRYLINKSSSATA
- the LOC137241929 gene encoding uncharacterized protein isoform X6 — encoded protein: MESQRGEGGEKSLTMVDRHTKKQAYTLEKVKYISSGSRIFTLACLGPRYFCVSERVLYQMLILMQLRQMCGTPPPKALSAVDEFASNYIATNPHVVDVAQHSEPFPSSSKAINNNFNNSSSSSTNQTHNKLIDLLPSNSDSANADFIDVAQHSASFHSSLNTTSTVLNNAATSLINEGTFPTTNENIMAILQTILQKNIDLEFRLTKIEEKLPELAEVMAIYKVMRDSKVLIKKTHKIVCRISGETENDTHTELSIVMPLTSLDSVYDIEKKLDSDDYQESMKSYIFMLKGALSDIIGVMRKLFSDNVLFNFNWDGVQGKRSLSKLKLVNSVFFDVFKLQGRINFEDSMRRCLTLSHNRHKQRRYLINKSSSATA
- the LOC137241929 gene encoding uncharacterized protein isoform X5, with protein sequence MQELYVKYTKMKFKCIVANLYRQAYTLEKVKYISSGSRIFTLACLGPRYFCVSERVLYQMLILMQLRQMCGTPPPKALSAVDEFASNYIATNPHVVDVAQHSEPFPSSSKAINNNFNNSSSSSTNQTHNKLIDLLPSNSDSANADFIDVAQHSASFHSSLNTTSTVLNNAATSLINEGTFPTTNENIMAILQTILQKNIDLEFRLTKIEEKLPELAEVMAIYKVMRDSKVLIKKTHKIVCRISGETENDTHTELSIVMPLTSLDSVYDIEKKLDSDDYQESMKSYIFMLKGALSDIIGVMRKLFSDNVLFNFNWDGVQGKRSLSKLKLVNSVFFDVFKLQGRINFEDSMRRCLTLSHNRHKQRRYLINKSSSATA
- the LOC137241929 gene encoding uncharacterized protein isoform X8 codes for the protein MLILMQLRQMCGTPPPKALSAVDEFASNYIATNPHVVDVAQHSEPFPSSSKAINNNFNNSSSSSTNQTHNKLIDLLPSNSDSANADFIDVAQHSASFHSSLNTTSTVLNNAATSLINEGTFPTTNENIMAILQTILQKNIDLEFRLTKIEEKLPELAEVMAIYKVMRDSKVLIKKTHKIVCRISGETENDTHTELSIVMPLTSLDSVYDIEKKLDSDDYQESMKSYIFMLKGALSDIIGVMRKLFSDNVLFNFNWDGVQGKRSLSKLKLVNSVFFDVFKLQGRINFEDSMRRCLTLSHNRHKQRRYLINKSSSATA
- the LOC137241929 gene encoding uncharacterized protein isoform X3 yields the protein MCKFNPSRYSDFMESQRGEGGEKSLTMVDRHTKKQAYTLEKVKYISSGSRIFTLACLGPRYFCVSERVLYQMLILMQLRQMCGTPPPKALSAVDEFASNYIATNPHVVDVAQHSEPFPSSSKAINNNFNNSSSSSTNQTHNKLIDLLPSNSDSANADFIDVAQHSASFHSSLNTTSTVLNNAATSLINEGTFPTTNENIMAILQTILQKNIDLEFRLTKIEEKLPELAEVMAIYKVMRDSKVLIKKTHKIVCRISGETENDTHTELSIVMPLTSLDSVYDIEKKLDSDDYQESMKSYIFMLKGALSDIIGVMRKLFSDNVLFNFNWDGVQGKRSLSKLKLVNSVFFDVFKLQGRINFEDSMRRCLTLSHNRHKQRRYLINKSSSATA
- the LOC137241929 gene encoding uncharacterized protein isoform X4 codes for the protein MCKLYSDFMESQRGEGGEKSLTMVDRHTKKQAYTLEKVKYISSGSRIFTLACLGPRYFCVSERVLYQMLILMQLRQMCGTPPPKALSAVDEFASNYIATNPHVVDVAQHSEPFPSSSKAINNNFNNSSSSSTNQTHNKLIDLLPSNSDSANADFIDVAQHSASFHSSLNTTSTVLNNAATSLINEGTFPTTNENIMAILQTILQKNIDLEFRLTKIEEKLPELAEVMAIYKVMRDSKVLIKKTHKIVCRISGETENDTHTELSIVMPLTSLDSVYDIEKKLDSDDYQESMKSYIFMLKGALSDIIGVMRKLFSDNVLFNFNWDGVQGKRSLSKLKLVNSVFFDVFKLQGRINFEDSMRRCLTLSHNRHKQRRYLINKSSSATA
- the LOC137241929 gene encoding uncharacterized protein isoform X7 — protein: MCKLQAYTLEKVKYISSGSRIFTLACLGPRYFCVSERVLYQMLILMQLRQMCGTPPPKALSAVDEFASNYIATNPHVVDVAQHSEPFPSSSKAINNNFNNSSSSSTNQTHNKLIDLLPSNSDSANADFIDVAQHSASFHSSLNTTSTVLNNAATSLINEGTFPTTNENIMAILQTILQKNIDLEFRLTKIEEKLPELAEVMAIYKVMRDSKVLIKKTHKIVCRISGETENDTHTELSIVMPLTSLDSVYDIEKKLDSDDYQESMKSYIFMLKGALSDIIGVMRKLFSDNVLFNFNWDGVQGKRSLSKLKLVNSVFFDVFKLQGRINFEDSMRRCLTLSHNRHKQRRYLINKSSSATA
- the LOC137241929 gene encoding uncharacterized protein isoform X1; the protein is MQELYVKYTKMKFKCIVANLYSNPSRYSDFMESQRGEGGEKSLTMVDRHTKKQAYTLEKVKYISSGSRIFTLACLGPRYFCVSERVLYQMLILMQLRQMCGTPPPKALSAVDEFASNYIATNPHVVDVAQHSEPFPSSSKAINNNFNNSSSSSTNQTHNKLIDLLPSNSDSANADFIDVAQHSASFHSSLNTTSTVLNNAATSLINEGTFPTTNENIMAILQTILQKNIDLEFRLTKIEEKLPELAEVMAIYKVMRDSKVLIKKTHKIVCRISGETENDTHTELSIVMPLTSLDSVYDIEKKLDSDDYQESMKSYIFMLKGALSDIIGVMRKLFSDNVLFNFNWDGVQGKRSLSKLKLVNSVFFDVFKLQGRINFEDSMRRCLTLSHNRHKQRRYLINKSSSATA